The window TCCAGGGCGCTGCGACCGATGAACTGGCGAGTGGCCGGTTCCCAGGCAATGCTCCAGGCCATGTTCGAGGCCAGTGGTGAAACGTCCTGATGAATGTCCTGGCCGTACAGGTTCATGCCGGCTTCGACACGCAAGGTATCCCGGGCGCCCAGACCGATAGGAGAAATGCCCGCGCCCACCAGATCGTTGAAAAACCCTGGAGCCTGATTGGCCGGCAGCACGATCTCCAGACCGTCTTCACCGGTATAGCCGGTGCGCGCGATGAACCAGTCGCCATCAGGCTGGCCTTCGAAAGGCTTGAGCATCTGGATCAGGTTGCCGCGGGACTGGGTGACCAGTTCGGAGATCTTGTGCCGGGCATGGGGGCCTTGAATCGCCAGCATCGCCAGTTCGGAGCGCTCGTTGAGCTGCACGTCGAAACCATCGATGTGGGCCTGCATCCAGGCGAGGTCCTGATTGCGGGTGGAGGCATTGACCACCAGCCGATAACCGTCTTCGAGACGGTAGACGATCATGTCGTCGACGATGCCGCCGCGCTCGTTGAGCATGGTGCTGTACAAGGCACGGCCGGGG is drawn from Pseudomonas sp. 31-12 and contains these coding sequences:
- the gcvT gene encoding glycine cleavage system aminomethyltransferase GcvT: MGQRTPLYDLHLALGAKMVDFGGWDMPLHYGSQVEEHHQVRRDCGVFDVSHMTVIDVAGPQAKAWLQHLLANDVERLHSPGRALYSTMLNERGGIVDDMIVYRLEDGYRLVVNASTRNQDLAWMQAHIDGFDVQLNERSELAMLAIQGPHARHKISELVTQSRGNLIQMLKPFEGQPDGDWFIARTGYTGEDGLEIVLPANQAPGFFNDLVGAGISPIGLGARDTLRVEAGMNLYGQDIHQDVSPLASNMAWSIAWEPATRQFIGRSALEAERAGGVQHKLVGLVLEERGVLRAHQVVRIANVGEGEITSGSFSPTLSKSIALARVPMATADRAEVEIRGKWYPVRVVKPTFVRHGKTLI